Proteins encoded within one genomic window of Cytophagales bacterium:
- a CDS encoding S41 family peptidase, giving the protein MRPVLFNITLFFSLVASAQSECGCEQELDFVISYYEKNLASFSDNVNDENRTDYELFKEDLRKEARTVTYKADCFRVLTYYVEFFKDNHASIRMRSEAIDESDEAAVSAFLASDLYQRREVYELTEADLEQYPIENIRGIYRIGDVYEIAIIPNKTPFRDYIGVILSSSSKLWKRGQIKLEIKQLGDNHYQAFSYLRNHSLRFSGRYKLKNGILGDSWVKSTKTDEHNYATNEDRSFHFKMLNDSIAYLRIPSFSGGYGARIDSLYQVADETIRQTPYLIVDVRDNGGGSDNNVSPLLPYIYTNPIKGDRVELLVTEDNLNLWKSWQAEWQADDLNYGPEQVEWISHEVARMERAKPGTWIIRSKGGSTKTKDVAKHPKSVAIIQNQYCASSCETLLFWAKESSRTILVGENSGGYVGYGENGGLNTPCYDFSLTCTMTRYEKQRKYEAEGVAPDYLLEYDRDWMTQTIELLGQE; this is encoded by the coding sequence ATGAGACCTGTCCTTTTTAACATTACTTTATTTTTTTCGCTGGTTGCCTCTGCCCAATCTGAGTGTGGTTGTGAGCAAGAACTTGACTTTGTTATAAGCTATTATGAGAAAAACCTGGCGAGTTTTAGTGATAATGTCAACGATGAGAATAGGACTGATTATGAACTATTTAAGGAGGATTTGCGAAAGGAAGCCAGAACAGTCACTTATAAAGCAGATTGCTTCAGGGTGTTGACTTATTACGTAGAATTCTTCAAAGACAACCACGCGAGTATTCGAATGAGAAGTGAAGCAATTGATGAAAGTGACGAAGCTGCGGTCAGCGCGTTTCTGGCTTCTGACTTGTATCAAAGAAGAGAAGTTTATGAACTCACAGAAGCGGATTTAGAACAATACCCTATAGAAAATATCCGCGGAATATATCGTATTGGTGATGTTTATGAAATTGCGATTATTCCTAATAAAACTCCTTTCAGGGATTACATCGGAGTGATTTTGTCGTCTTCCAGCAAGCTCTGGAAAAGAGGACAAATTAAATTGGAAATCAAACAACTGGGCGATAATCACTATCAGGCATTTTCATATTTGAGAAATCACTCGCTACGCTTTTCGGGGAGATACAAGTTGAAGAATGGTATTTTGGGCGATTCCTGGGTGAAAAGCACTAAAACAGATGAGCATAACTACGCCACCAATGAGGATCGGAGTTTCCATTTCAAAATGCTCAATGATAGTATTGCCTATTTGCGGATTCCAAGCTTTTCAGGAGGATATGGAGCGAGAATTGATTCGCTATATCAAGTTGCAGATGAAACCATAAGACAAACACCCTATCTGATTGTCGACGTTCGAGACAATGGGGGCGGGAGTGATAACAATGTGAGTCCATTGTTGCCATACATTTATACCAATCCAATTAAAGGAGATCGTGTAGAGCTATTGGTGACGGAAGACAACTTGAATCTGTGGAAATCCTGGCAAGCAGAGTGGCAAGCAGATGATCTTAATTATGGTCCGGAGCAAGTCGAATGGATCAGCCATGAAGTAGCTCGAATGGAAAGGGCCAAACCAGGAACCTGGATTATCAGAAGCAAAGGAGGGAGTACAAAAACCAAAGATGTGGCTAAGCATCCCAAATCAGTAGCCATCATTCAGAATCAGTACTGCGCGAGTTCTTGCGAAACCCTGCTCTTTTGGGCAAAAGAGAGCAGCCGAACCATACTGGTTGGCGAAAATTCAGGTGGTTACGTCGGTTATGGTGAAAACGGAGGGCTTAACACCCCTTGCTACGACTTCAGTTTGACTTGCACGATGACGCGCTACGAAAAACAAAGAAAATACGAAGCAGAAGGAGTCGCACCGGATTACTTATTAGAATACGATCGCGATTGGATGACACAAACGATTGAGTTGTTAGGGCAGGAGTAG